In the genome of Aedes aegypti strain LVP_AGWG chromosome 2, AaegL5.0 Primary Assembly, whole genome shotgun sequence, the window catcccgtaatggcttcgtgccgcgagccgagatgtgcaggaataaggatgggagcatcttgacggactaACGTGCGGTAatcgaaaggtgaaagcagtacttcgacgaacacctgaatggtgctgagagcgcAAGCAATGAAGATCAAGActacggaggaaatgccttgaTCAGTACTCCCACATTTTGAGGTAGCTTAAGGATGCAGTtcatcagctcaagaacaataaagctgctggtaaggatggtatcggagctgaactcataaagatgggcccggaaaggctggccGTTTGGCTgtatcggctgataggcacaatctgggaaacagaacagcaaCCGGAGGAGTGAAAGGAAGGCGTAATATGcctcatctacaagaaagaCGATGAgagaacttccgagcgatcaTCATCCTAAACGCAGCCTACGAAGTGTTATcccctgtagtaaacgagttcgtgggaagttctCAAGCCGGCCTCGTTGATGGCCGATCGACatcggaccagatctttactgtacggtaaatcctcaaaaaaatctatgaatagCAGGTCCCAACGCAGCACCctctcatcgatttcaaggcatcATACGATTTGAAAAGGTGTCAGACCTGTACACTGTTCGTGAGGCACCAGTCTTGAATGCGTCTAAGACAACGTATATGCTAGTAGATGGAGCCTAGCGCGACAGGGCTCATCTAGGAAGCTGTGTTACCgatggggatacgttcgaggtgatcgacgtgttcgtctaccttggatccttgctaacggctgataataacgttaccagtgaaatacggaggcgcatcatcagtaggAGTCGGGCCTaatatggcctccacaagaagcagCGGCCAATAAATACACCATCCCACCAAATGCACCATATACAagacgctcataagaccggtagtcctctacggacatGGAATGTGGACGATGCTccaggaggacctgcaagcatttGTAGTCTTCAAGCGGCGGCGGGATCTTTGGCCAATTCTACAGCGAATTCAGTATCCAGAAGATGGCCAAAGCCGAAAGGGAAACTATGGGCGGGACATGTTACAAGATTGCCGGACAACAAGCCTGCAAAGATGGCGTTCGCCTCGAATCCGATTGGTACAAGAAGGTGTGGAACCGGGTATGGTGGcgtaaaattgttgattcagtgttatctgctTAGATGTTATGTAAATAACTTCTACGCCAAACTGATAAGCCCCCATACCAATATTTTTTCCTATTTGAAtgtaaagttgttcagaactctaaatttttgttttttttttcataaacccAATATTGTTACCGATTTTCTTGCTGTGTTATTTGACGTGACTTTATAAATTTAccatttttatacaaatttgatTGTTATAAGTTTAAAATTGTTTCATAAACCTAACCTTCACTCAAAAAGGTCATACAACTTACCGCTAGTGATGTGCAGTACTTTTGCCACCTTCTTCATGGTGGAGTCCAGTTTCGATTCCGTCTGCTCCAGTTCGTTACCGAACTCGTCCAGCATTCTGAAAGTATAACAGTAGTTAAGTAATCACGCTATTCTAAAGGTCCCTCGCGCTCGTCCACTCACACTGCCTGCTCGTCCAGTTCTACACCGATCTGGCGCGAAACGGTTTTGAGCGTTCCTATCGAATCGCTGATCACGTCCAGCTGCTCGTCCTGGGAGGCCATTATTCGCTGCTGCGTGGCCAACGTGTCCTCGACGAATCTGTTCGATGCGTGGTCCAGCATGGCCGACGACGATGAAGCGTAATGCGTTGGACTGTCATCCAAGTTGTTCTCGAGTTTGGAATACTTTGCCCCGCTGTGCCGTGACGCTGCCATGGCTGCTCCAGCTGAACTGATCAGGTTCTTGCCCGTTCCTGCTAGGTTGAGATTGTTGTTGTTCAAGTTGTTCAGATGTGATCCACCGACGTTTGGTGCTCCGCCGATAATACAGT includes:
- the LOC5564246 gene encoding syntaxin-6 isoform X2, coding for MKDRMSINRNRDRDITARQPLLDNCDHGSPQNQVNKNFINNNCIIGGAPNVGGSHLNNLNNNNLNLAGTGKNLISSAGAAMAASRHSGAKYSKLENNLDDSPTHYASSSSAMLDHASNRFVEDTLATQQRIMASQDEQLDVISDSIGTLKTVSRQIGVELDEQAVMLDEFGNELEQTESKLDSTMKKVAKVLHITSERRQWMAIVVLSVMLVVVIIIYIIL